The sequence AGCGGATGGTTCGGTGAACCTGGTCATTGATGAGCCGCCTGAAAAACGTTTAACACTGACCGGCCGCGATGTGTTACTGCAGGATGGCGCCAATATCGATTTAGCGGGCGGTGGTGATTTGTACGCCTATGAATTTATTCCAGGACCCGGCGGATCCAGGGACTTATTGGATGCCAGCCAGCCTGATTTCGTTGAAAAATTCGCGGTGCTGCCGGCGCTTGGTAGTGCGCTGACGCCTTATGATCCGCTCGAATTTCCATCTTCCGATCTGCATGTTGGCGATAGCGTCTATCTGGCCGGTAGTGCTGGTTTGAGCGCGGGCTGGTATAAGCTCTTGCCTGCCCGATATGCCCTGTTGCCGGGAGCTTTTCTGGTTACGCCCAGGGCCGGCAACCAGGATATGCTCCCCAATCAGTCATTTGTCGACTTTGCCGGCGTCACGGTGGTGGCCGGCCGCTATGGAGCGCCAGCCGCTGGAATAGAAGATGCACGATGGCAAGGCTTTGCGGTAGAGCCGGGTTCGGTTGCACGAACTTATTCAGAATTTGCGGATTATTCAGCAAATACCTTCTTTGCCGATAAAGCCCGCCTCAATGGCACCTTGGCGCCGCAATTGCCTGATGATGCCGGCACTCTGGCAATTGCGGCACAAGCTAGCTTGACTTTGGCTGCGAATTTATCCGCTGCGCCAGTCGCGAACGGTCAAGGCGGTCAGGTCGATATCAGTGCGGATCGCCTGGCAGTAGTCGGCCGCCGAGTAGATCTGACATCGAGCGCTCCGGGCACGGTGACCTTGTGGGCTGAGGATCTGAACAATCTGAACGCACCCAGTCTGCTGCTCGGCGGTTTGCGCAGCAAGGATAAAAAAGGTCAACGGATAACGGTTACGACGCAAACCCTGACTGTCGACGGCGACAGTCAATTGTCCGGTGCTGAAATTATTTTGGCTGCCAAGGATGCGCTGACGCTCAAATCCGGATCAGCCATCGAAAGCACTGGCTCTAACAATGCCAATGGCATTGATTTGCTGATTGAGAACCGGACCCTGGGTAACGAACCGGAAAACAGTGACGGCGCATTATTGCGCGTATCGGCTGCCGGCCAGATCGATGTCATCCGAGACAAGACCGTTACCGGCAATACCGGAATACTGACAGTTGAGGCAGGCGCCAGACTCAGTGCAAAGGGCTCAATGTTGCTCGATGCCAGCCAAAATACCGTGTTCGACGGCGATATCGACATGCAGGGTGGCTCGCTTGCCTTGAAGTCGAGACGGATCAGCATTGGTGCCGTGCCGGATAATACGCCGGGTTTGGTATTGTCTTCCACGCAGTTCAATCTTGACGAATTAAGGCTGATCAGTGCGACCGATTTTGATATTTACGGTAGCGTTGATGTATCGACGCGGCAATTGATTTTGGGCGCGGCGAATATCAATGGTTTCAATAATCAAGGCGGCAATGCATCGATCACCGCCGAGCATATTACGCTGCTTGGTGGCGGTGCTACGGCCGATCGGATTGGAACTGGAACAGGCCTCTTGTCGTTCAATGCACGTGATATCGAACTTGGCAGCGGTAGCTATGCGATCCAGGGTTTCAGTCAGGTTGACTTCAATGCAACCGGCGGAATTTTAGGGGCAGGTCAATTTACCGATGCGACTGGAAGCGCAATATCCGCTCCTGGCTATTTGCGAGTGGCCGGAAATCTCGGCTTGAACGCCGGAACTTTATCCGGAGGCCACGGAGCCACGACAACGATTGATGCGTCAGGTTATCGTGTCGACATCACATCGCCAGGGACAGTTGATACCGAACGCCCCCCTATCGGTTTGGGTGTCAAATGGACCATCGTGGCGAATGACATTGTCAGTACGGGAGGGCATTTCGATCTGCCGTCCGGGATACTGGAACTCACTAGCTTGACCGGTGATATTTCACTGAACAGCGGCACACATATCGATGTTGCGGGTAGAGTCATTCAATTTGCTGATCATTACCGGTATTCACCGGCGGGCACGGTGCAACTGACGTCCAATTTAGGCAACATTAACTTGGCGGATGGCACGAGCATAAATCTTAGAGGTGCTGGTTTGGTCGGCGACACCCAGGGCAGCAACGCGCAACAGGCCAGTAATGCCGGGTCATTGAAAGTCAGTGCCGCGCAGGGATCGTTCCAGTGGCTTGGTTTGATCGATGCGGGTTCGGGCGGGTTTGCCGAGCCTCAATTGCGTCAAGGTAGTTTCAGCCTGGATGTCGATACTTTCGGTGTCGGGGGCTTTTCATTGCTCAACGATAAACTGGCTGAGGCAGGATTTGCTGAGGAACTGCGGCTGCGGCAGCGAAACGGTGACGTCATGATTACGGACAGCGATTCAGTCAAAGCCAAACGTTTCGATTTGACTCTGGATCAGGGGCAGGTTTCAATCGACGGTCGGATCGATGTCAGCGGCGCCGAAGGCGGCGTGGTCGATATTTACGGTAGAAACGGCATTGTTTTGGGAGCCAATGGCGCTATCGACGCACGGGCAATGACGCCGGGCGGAGAAGGTGGTCGAGTCAAGCTCGATACGGTACATCGGGATGCGGCCGGTTCCGGATTATTGGACCTTTCAGCTCAAGGCGGTTCTATCAATGTCTCTGCTGGCGCTAATGGTTCCGGTGGTTCGGTGCACCTGCGGACTGGACGGGATGCTGATGGTAGCGTCGCTGTAACCGCTATCAATAGCGCCATCATTGGTTCAGAGCCATTTCGCACTGCCTTGGAAGCGACGCGGACTTTTATCCCGGCTGCCGGGATTATCACGGCCTCGGATATCAGTAACTGGAAAGCCGATACCGCTTCATTCATGAGCATCTCTCACGCACCTGTCAATCTGTCGGGTGCCGACATTCAGCTCTTGCCCGGACTGGAAATCAGCAGCGTCGGTGATCTGACGTTACAGGATAAATGGGATTTCATGGATGGCAGTTGGAATACGGTGACGCAAAGTTGGGTTTCCAACTGGCGTTATGCCGATGCGACCGGCAATAAATCATTGCCTGGCTTTCTAACCCTGAGGTCTTCGGGCGACTTGAACATTGCTGCGTCACTGACTGATGCGTTCGCAACTGCGCCGATTCCTGGCGGCAATCAAAATCAAAGATTTCAGGACATGTTGCAACCCGGACTTTCCTGGAGTTACCAGCTCATCGCAGGGGGTGATGTCAAGTTATCAAGTTCCTACATGGGGCCCAATCCGCTGAGTTCCAACCCTAATAATTTAGTGAAAACCCAGGTTATGGTCAGAACCGGCACGGGTGATATTCGCATAGATGCCAACGGTGATATCAGTTTTTTGAAAGATGCAAACGATGCGAAGGCGGCGGCGGCAGTTTACACGATGGGCTCACCGGCCAAATTCACACGAGCTCAGTTGATAGCCGGCATACCCGAGGCACCTGCTCGAAATCCTGGAGAGACAGATATCGATTACCTGAACCGTTTGGTTCCTGATGCTATGGATGAGTTAATGCGGTATGGTTATTTCAACTCTCCTCAATTAGGCCTGCAATTTCTGTTGGCTGAATATCCTACAGAAGGCGGCTCCATCGATTTACGTGCGGGTGGTGATATCGAAGGCATCATGACCGGTCAGAAGATAACAGACTGGTTGGTTAAGAGCGGAGCCTTTGACATCAATGGACGCCCTACCGCCTGGGGTATCAATATCAACGGTGTACGTTCCGGCGCAGTGAACATCGGCGGCGGAATCTCGGTTTTTCCAAAAAGCGTGCATTTCTTCAATCAGAACGTGGGTGCCTTGGGTGGCGGCCATGTCACGGTTGATGCCGGCGGCGATGTTCGCGACCTGTCAGTGATGATGCCCACGACAGGTAAACCGTTCGGAAAGTTCGGTGCCAATCTGACGACCTGGAGCGAGAACGGTACCGTAATCAATGGCGGCGGTAATCTGCACGTTAATGCCGGAAACGATATCGTCGGCGGTGAATACTATGTTGGATTGGGAAGTGGCAAGCTTCAAGCGGGCGGCAGTATCGCCCAAGCTGCATCCGGTCTCGGGGTCCTTTTGAATTTGGGTGATGGTATCTATGACCTGCAGGCACGTCGTGATCTGAATCTGGCATCGGTGCTCAATCCGACAGCGCTTAGACAGATCCAGCTACCGCCCGGTGGAGGCTCTGATTCGCGCTTCTTCTCATACAGTGGTTCCAGTGCAGTTAATCTTGCTGCGACGGCAGGTAATATCGTGCTCCAAAACGATGTTGCCGGAATCAAACGGGTTAAAAACTTGTTGAACGACAGTGAGTCGGGGTTCGAATATGCTATTTATCCGGGTACCTTAAAAGCCTCCGCTTATGCCGGTGACATCAGGATCAATAACGCCATGACTTTGTTTCCGTCGACACAGGGTCAATTGGAGTTGCTTGCACAAAATAATTTCGGTGCAGATCTCAATTCCGCCAAATTGTTCAGTATCAATATGTCCGACACCGATATTTCGTTGCTGCCGGGCATTTTGCGTCCGGCGGTCCAGCTTGAAGGCAGCTTGAATGATGGCATTTTCAGAGCACGGGAACGTCTCGATCCCGCCAATCCGTTCCCGAATATCGTGCATGCGTCGACTCCGTTGCACGTAAATAACCCGCTCAGACCGCTGATTATCGCAAATCAAGGTGATATCGGATTTTCGTCCGATACCGAAGTCACCTTCTTTTTACCCAAGGCTGCGACACTTCAAGCGGGTAGAGATATTCTCAATGTTGCTGTGAACAGCCAGAATCTGGCGGCGAACGATATCACCCTGATTCAAGCTGGCCGCGATATCGTCTTCGATACGGTCATGAACGACGATGGGAATATTCTTTCCAACATCAGGAAGTTTCAGCTTGGGGGACCCGGCGAGTTGCAGGTTTTGGCCGGTAGAAATATCAATCTCGGCAGCGCCGAAGGCATTCAGACGATAGGCAATTTATTCAATTCGTCATTGAGTGTGACGGGGGCGGGAATCAATATCCTGACCGGTTTGGACGGCACGCTCGATTATGCGGGTTTTGTCGACAAATACCGCTCCGTGCCCGAATACAGTGAGTTGCTCTCCAGTTTGGAAGGTTTAAGCGACCAGGAACTGCGCGTTAATCAGCAAACGCTATTAAGGATCTTTTTCAATGAATTAAAAGAGTCTGCCAGCGCTGCCGCTGCAGTCGACGAGTCGCAACGCGCCGCATTATACCAGCGCGGTTTCGATGCGGTAAAAGCCTTGTTTCCGGATGAATCGTATCAGGGCGATCTTCGCCTTGTATTCAGCCAGGTTAAAACCCTTGCCGGAGGCGATATCAATCTGGCGGTGCCCGGCGGCGATATCGATGTCGGCTTGGCGGGGCAATTAGCCGGTATTCGTAAAACGGCCGATCAATTGGGTATTGTCGTACAGCAGTTGGGAAACCTGAGTGCGTTTGTTAAAGGTGATTTCAGTGTCAATCAGTCGCGGGTCTTTACCTTGCGCGGTGGCGATATTCTGGTGTGGTCATCCGAAGGCAGCATAGATGCCGGAAAAGGTGCCAAGTCTGCTATTTCCGCCCCGCCTCCGATATCGGTCATAGATGCGAAAGGTAACGTCGTAACGATTTTTCCGCCGATTGTCTCAGGTAGCGGTATACAAGCGATAGGTGATGGACAAGTGACATTGGCCGCACCCTTCGGGATTGTTGATGCCGGTGAGGCGGGTATCAGCGGAGGGCGCATAGTGATTGCTGCCACTGCCGTAATCGGGGCTTCAAATATTCAAGCTTCTGGCGGTACCGTCGGAGTACCCACGACGGTTTCTGTTCCTGTGGCGATCTCCGGGGTCGATGGTGCTGCAACCAGCGCCGCGCAATCCGCTTCACAATCGGCTAGCGGTGATGGTTCGAGTCAGGAGGCTAATAATGCGGACGGATCAACGACAGCAGTCAGTATGCTCAGTGCCGACGTGGTCGGTTACGGTGAATGCAGTGTCGGGGATATTCGCGAAGGTAAAGCCGGTTGCGGCGGTTAAGTTTTAAGCAATACCGGTCGCTGTAATGCGCTGCGGTTATTAGTGTGACAGGTGATATAGGTCAAAACCTCTATTGCCTTAAGGAGGTGCCTAAATTTGATCAGTGACTAGGATAGAAACTCACAAATCAACGGCGTTTACGTAGTTTAAAGCTCAAATATAATTTTTAACGTGGGAATAAAAAATTGATGACCAAAAACTTATTGCGCCGGATCAAGTTCGGCCTTGCTCTATTGTTAATCCCGGTAGTGGCGCACGCCTGGTGGAATGACAGCTGGCCGTCGCGCAAACAATTGACAGTGGATGCTTCTGCTACCGGCGCCGATATTCAGGAGACGCTCAATGAGTTTCCGGTCTTGGTGCGTTTACATGCCGGCAATTTCGGATTCTTTTTCGATTTGGCAGAAAATGGCAAAGATCTGCGTTTTATGCTGGACGATAAGACTGCGCTCAAACATCACGTCGAAAAAATCGATGCACTGACCGAATTGGGTTTGGTTTGGGTCAAGCTGCCTGTCGTTCGGGGTGGTGTCGGCACCGACGGCTTTGCCATGTACTATGGAAACGCCAATGCCGCGGATGGCTCCGATCCGAAAGGTATTTACGATGTCAATCAATCGTTGGTGTTCCATTTTGCCGAAGGCGAAGTATTACCTCTGGATGCCACTGCCTATGGCGTCAATGCGGCAGAGTCGAAAGCATCTATCGATAATGCGGGGTTGATTGGAGCAGCGGCGAAATTTGACGGTCAGGGTGGGATTACTGTCAATGCGAATCCAGCCTTAGAGCTCAACGTTGATAATGGCTTTACCTTCAATAGCTGGGTCAAGTTCGATCAAAATCAGGCCAATGCCACTTTGTTTAAGGCCCAGGATGATAAAATCCTGGTTAGATTGGTCCTTCAGGATGCTTCGATCAGTGCGAACTATCAAGTGACAGGGGGCCCATTGGCCCAAACTGCTGGCGTCAATCTAACTCCAGGTCAGTGGCATCATATTGCTTTAGTGCTTCAGAAAGAGGCTCTTCAGTTGTATGTCGACGGTCAATCGGTCGCGCAAATCAGCATTCAACTGGTCGGTGCCAACCCCGCCTTGCTGATCGGTGACGCATTTTCCGGTTGGCTGGATGAAGTGCAGGTCGCCAAACAGGCACGGACTCCCGATTGGCTCAAATTACAATTTCGCAGCCAAAGCCCCGATCATAATGTGCTTAATTTCGGTCAGGATGAATCGGCCGGGGCAGCTTCAGGACCAAACTATGCCTTAACCATTCTGCAAAGTCTGACTACTGACGGTTGGGTGGTCATTGGCTTATGTGGGGCGATGTTGGTGATGAGCTTGCTGGTCATGTTCACCAAGGGTTTTGCTCTTAGGCGTGCCCAACAGGATAACATTGCTTTTTTAAAGCAATACCGGAGAGTCGAAACGGGCGATTTGGAGTCATTAGACCGAGACGAGACCGAAGAAGAGCAGGAACTTGAGGAATCCGAATTTCTGAAAACCTTGCTGGGTGAGCATGATCACTTTCAAAGCTCGCCGATTTACCATGTCTATCATGCCGGCGTTCAAGAGTTGAAAAAACGCTTGGGGGATAAGCAATCTAACTCGACTTTGAGTGTGGAAGCACTGAATGTCGTGCGGGCACGCCTGGATGCTGCCGTCGTTCAGGAATATCAAAAGCTGAACAAAAACATGGTATTGCTGACCATTGCTATTTCTGGAGGACCCTTTTTAGGTCTATTCGGGACGGTCATGGGTGTCATGATTACCTTTGCGGTGATTGCGGCAACAGGCGATGTCAATATCAACACCATTGCGCCGGGTATTTCAGCGGCCCTGGCTACAACGGTTGCCGGGCTTTTGGTGGCGATTCCAACGCTTTTTGCCTACAACTATTTGTTATCCCAGGTCAAGACACTGACCGCCGATATGCGCATATTCACCGATGAGTTTCTGGCCGTTGTGTCGGAACGTATCGCCGACCGCAATAGAGGAGAATAAGTCATGTTATTTGGCGAAGACGATAAAGTTTACGATGATATCAACGTTACACCCATGCTCGATGTGGCTTATGTTTTGGTGATCATCTTCATCATCATGACGACTGCGACCGTTCAGGGGATAACCGTCAATCTGCCCAAGGCCAGCAGCACCCCCGCATTGAGCAAACCCAAAACCAAAGCGATCTCAATAGCTCAGGACGGCACGATTTATCTGGATACTTATCCAGTTTCGATCCTGGAATTGGAAACCCGGCTGGGTCAATACAAAGCGGCCAATCCAGATTTGCCGGTCGTTTTAAAAGCCGATGCAGCGATTCAATACGAAAAAGTCATTGAAGTACTGGATGTGGTTACACGCCTTGAAATCAGTCAATTGGGACTGGTGACTCAAAAACTGGTCAAATAATTTCCCATGGATAAGCGTAAGCGATTACTGCGGTATCTGCCGCTGGGGGTCGGTTTTGTCCTGACTTTACTGTTGGCGATTGCGCTGTATGTCATTCAAGGCAAATTCGAAAAGCCTGTGCAGCAGAAAAAGCAAATTCAGCAAATTACGATGATTCAACCACCGCCACCTCCACCCCCGCCGCCAGAAGTCAAACCGCCGGAACCGGAGCCTGAAAAAATTGAGGAACCTGAGCCGGAAGAAGAGCCCGAGCCTTCACCGGAAGAATCTGAAGAGCCGGCAGGGGAAGAGTTAGGCCTGGATGCCGAAGGCGGCGCGGGTGCGGATGGGTTTGGTCTGGTTGGCAAAAAAGGCGGACGCGGATTGTTGGGCGGCGGCGGTGGTAGCGCAATTCTTTGGTATGGCGGTCAGGTAAAACGCGGTCTGGAAGAGGACTTGCAGAGCTTGTTGGCCGGAACCAGCGCCAGAAAAAGCCGTTACACCGTCCAACTCAATATATGGGTTGGTCCCGATGGGCGAGTCAAGCGGGCGGAATTGGCCGGTACTAGCGGCAAAAAAGAGGTGGATAGCGCGATAGAGGCTGTGTTGCCGAAGTTGAACTTCTCTGTGAATAAGCCACCGCCGGAAAATATGCCGCAACCTTTGAAGATTCGGGTTACCTCCAGAATATGAGCAAAAAAATTATGAATAGAGTACCGGTAAATACGATAACGATTGTAAAAAAGTCAGCGTTCTTAGTGCTGGCAAGTTCTCTTTTTACCCCGGTTATGGCGGATGAAAAAGATGAGCTTCTGAAACTGAAAAGCAAAATGGCAGCTGAGAAAGAAGAGCTTTTGAAACTCAAAAATACCACAGTCAATTTAATGGACTTACTCGTCCAGGAAGGTGTTCTCGATAAAAAGAAAACCGAGAGTCTGATCAAAGCAGCTGAAGATAAGGCGGCAATCGAGGCCAAACAACAGATTGCTCAGGAAACGACTGAAGAACTCGAAGAGACCAGGCCAGCAAACGCTGCACCGGCATTGCCTGCCAAACAAAATGGCTCGGTGTATGTGGGTTATGTTCCGGAGTTTGTCAAGGAAGAGATTCGTCAACAGGTCCGCGCCGATCTGAAAGATGAAGTGGTTAAGGAAGTCAAGGCGGATGCCAAGGAGGAACTCTGGGGTATCCCCGCTGCGTTACCTGATTGGGTGAGCCGCATGCACTTTACGTTCGATTCGCGTTTTCGCTTCGCCAACGATTTTTTCGATAGTGAGAACGCACCTTATCTCGATTATTTGTCGATCAATAAAGATGGCGGCAATCTGGCTGCATTTAATCGTAATGAAGAATTTTTGAATACCACCAAGGATGATCTGCGTCTGAGCCAGCGCTTTCGGGCCGGCTTGAACCTGGATATCACCGAAGGCGTCAAAGCCGGAGTGCGGGTTGGGACCAGTAATATTCGTAATCCGGTGTCGAACGAACAAACATTGGGTAATACCGGTGAATCCTTCGAGTTTGCGGTCGATAGGGCTTACATCCAGTATGATTTTATCGATGAGCAGGGTAAAGACTGGTTCAGTCTTTATGCCGGGCGTTTTGCGAATCCCTGGCTCTCTACCGATGTGTTGTATGATCCCGACTTGAGTTTTCAGGGCTTTGCCGGAACCTTTCGTTACCGTTTCAATCAGAACAGCGTGAATGTGCGCTCGTATCGAGCGGCGATGACCAACGACCTGGGCGGACGGGCCGGAGTCAATTTTGGGCCGCAGACGCCGGATTCGGTTTTCGCGACGCTGGGTATCTTCCCCATCGAGGAAATCAATCTATCGGTAAAGGATAAATGGTTGCTGGGTGGGCAGTTGGGTGCGGACTGGCTGGTATACGGCCAAAATAGACTCAAAGTTGGGGCCGCTTATTATCATTATCGCAATACCCGGGCACGAGCCAATACGCGTAACAGTTTTGAATACGACTGGACCGCGCCAGAGTTCATCCAGAAAGGCAATACGATGGTGCCGATCAATATCAACGAGGGCAACGACCTGGCGGGTAATCCGTTAAATAGCCGGTGTACGGATGCAACGACCAAGCTTCCTGGTGATGCCTGCTTGTGGGGTCTGGCTTCTGATTTCAATATTTTCAATGCCACGATGATCTACGATTATTCCGGCTTCGAGCCGGTGCACGTGATGCTGACCCTGGATTACGCCAAAAATCTCGGCTATGACGAGTCTAGAATTCGGAAAGAGTTCGGTGATCGTCTCGATCCGGATAAAAGTTTCGCAGGAAAAACCAATGCGTTCCAAGTCCGGCTCGATGTCGGCGATCAGGATGTTGTCAAATTCAATGATTGGAACCTTTTCTGGGCTTACCGCTATATCCAGCGTGATGCCGTACTCGATGCATTTACCGAGTCGTTGTTCCACGCAGGCGGCACCGATGCGAAAGGCTGGTGGTTAGGCGCGAATTACGGATTGGCCAAAAATACGTGGGTCAATCTCCGTTGGAGCAGCAGCGATGCAATCGATGGCCCACCGTTAAGTATCGATACCGGTGCGGTTGATCTGAATGTCCGTTTTTAAGGGTGGAAGGTGTTCGATGGTGATGCGTTTGGGTAAACCGGTCTTGTGTTGTGCGATGAGCTTGATGTTGAATCTCCCGATCGCGCATGCCCAAGCGGTCAAGCAAAGCGGTGCTGCCGATCAGGCACTGAGAAAAGCGCAAGGGATGCTGCGCCAATTGACACAGGAGAAAGCCACATTGGAGGCTGAAAAAACGGCGG comes from Methylicorpusculum oleiharenae and encodes:
- a CDS encoding filamentous haemagglutinin family protein; the encoded protein is MTNNLLFIPFLPVSRPKPLASAVRALIAGGLVLGVGLDEVRAELPIPLNVSALASQGQAAAQVNGNTMTIKQSTDRATLQWQSFNIGAQNSVHFDQPSASSIALNNIHQADPSRIMGSLSANGQIYLVNQNGFVFGRNSQINVNSLVATTLGITDETFERGITKVFDINNAAALERNNGELYLRNDQGQFVLDQNGEKVKIQIFIEAGAQIKTNAPGGRVIIAAPVVTNAGTVETHDGQTLLVGAQDKVYLQEAGADSDVRGLVVEVGKGGKVDNIGKVIAERGNVSLIGFAVNQQGIASATTSVRLNGTVRLLAREGIRDPIATGGRLLGNTTKRNTDLGDGLGTSATVNLAENSLTSVNLDADKSATAIDAQPQLKSRIEISGHKVILRQDSTVQAQSGTVDIAALDNLADPTIRGDARIYMEKGSKIDVSGVKNVSKAMESNVVEVELRKNELRDAPLQRDGVLFAEKVKVDLRDANLVYDPDSGELISATIPVADIKGAVDRIARNIDERSTDGGTINLTSSGDVVTRPGSLLDFSGGSVAYRDGFVETTKLVSDGLIFDISKADPNRRYDSILGQFVKIYPKWGITERWSINGLSLKRFEKGYVEGKDAGQLRITAYESLLDGALNGQTIMGPLQRTPDQRALGSLFTLNLSNGNVFGRQNIVFNHLAAINSLDADDAFPRNNDGSGESATLNLAADLFKNAGIHRVDITTNGSVRIVEGARIELPVDGSLHLAASGFDLQGSIISPSGEVRLHPTVIDEINSPSSIVLGANAVIDVSGQWVNDLLAVSQGRALGVVSVAGGTVSLVAEQGDLHLSSGSRIDVSGGAWLKNKAKVEAGHGGAIELVAATTLSGGAAANLILDGELSGWALYHGGSLSLSANEVVIGSAIDAPVRPVSAYQPLILSPEFFQQGGFSDYSVTANLYGLKVADNVQLKPVQKNLQLDSEAFLQHTGADLKSFAAKVTLPEQFRSPTHLTLSLAQLLAQNRQESLTIGQGSLIKTGLEGTVTLNSDTSIFIDGTIDTPAGHIVATIKPPAAGDSGFFASQGIWLGPDSRLSARGGFKPSLNAFGLTTGDVLNGGTVELIANRGYIVSYAGSTIDVSGTAQVLDFLQPGSRALSRTIPSGAGSIVMKAGEGILTDGSFIAVKGGEGAKGGALTLEINRGLRDKPEFPVGDGLFPDDIIANRNRPRSIVISAGSNRVISDTLRPGDVISTPDYNGLALLKSSQLNNSGFSALTLKTDVLGADGQYQGSIRFDGDVTLTTAGKIVLDTPSIQTDSSKVTLNTAYAVLGSTMSRLDTQINQGEFSTILAPEARGGEGVFSVQAKGIDLVGGLSFNGFNQANLNSVGDIRAVGIRIRNDTKDFLGELKLAGDLTISAAQLYPSTLTRYTFSVENNGTNTITISNSGGTPGPVYSAGGNLTFAAPNIIQRGVVKAPFGTLTFNAQNTLELVPGSLTSVAGNGLTVLFGRGSGGMSWLYPITADGSVNLVIDEPPEKRLTLTGRDVLLQDGANIDLAGGGDLYAYEFIPGPGGSRDLLDASQPDFVEKFAVLPALGSALTPYDPLEFPSSDLHVGDSVYLAGSAGLSAGWYKLLPARYALLPGAFLVTPRAGNQDMLPNQSFVDFAGVTVVAGRYGAPAAGIEDARWQGFAVEPGSVARTYSEFADYSANTFFADKARLNGTLAPQLPDDAGTLAIAAQASLTLAANLSAAPVANGQGGQVDISADRLAVVGRRVDLTSSAPGTVTLWAEDLNNLNAPSLLLGGLRSKDKKGQRITVTTQTLTVDGDSQLSGAEIILAAKDALTLKSGSAIESTGSNNANGIDLLIENRTLGNEPENSDGALLRVSAAGQIDVIRDKTVTGNTGILTVEAGARLSAKGSMLLDASQNTVFDGDIDMQGGSLALKSRRISIGAVPDNTPGLVLSSTQFNLDELRLISATDFDIYGSVDVSTRQLILGAANINGFNNQGGNASITAEHITLLGGGATADRIGTGTGLLSFNARDIELGSGSYAIQGFSQVDFNATGGILGAGQFTDATGSAISAPGYLRVAGNLGLNAGTLSGGHGATTTIDASGYRVDITSPGTVDTERPPIGLGVKWTIVANDIVSTGGHFDLPSGILELTSLTGDISLNSGTHIDVAGRVIQFADHYRYSPAGTVQLTSNLGNINLADGTSINLRGAGLVGDTQGSNAQQASNAGSLKVSAAQGSFQWLGLIDAGSGGFAEPQLRQGSFSLDVDTFGVGGFSLLNDKLAEAGFAEELRLRQRNGDVMITDSDSVKAKRFDLTLDQGQVSIDGRIDVSGAEGGVVDIYGRNGIVLGANGAIDARAMTPGGEGGRVKLDTVHRDAAGSGLLDLSAQGGSINVSAGANGSGGSVHLRTGRDADGSVAVTAINSAIIGSEPFRTALEATRTFIPAAGIITASDISNWKADTASFMSISHAPVNLSGADIQLLPGLEISSVGDLTLQDKWDFMDGSWNTVTQSWVSNWRYADATGNKSLPGFLTLRSSGDLNIAASLTDAFATAPIPGGNQNQRFQDMLQPGLSWSYQLIAGGDVKLSSSYMGPNPLSSNPNNLVKTQVMVRTGTGDIRIDANGDISFLKDANDAKAAAAVYTMGSPAKFTRAQLIAGIPEAPARNPGETDIDYLNRLVPDAMDELMRYGYFNSPQLGLQFLLAEYPTEGGSIDLRAGGDIEGIMTGQKITDWLVKSGAFDINGRPTAWGININGVRSGAVNIGGGISVFPKSVHFFNQNVGALGGGHVTVDAGGDVRDLSVMMPTTGKPFGKFGANLTTWSENGTVINGGGNLHVNAGNDIVGGEYYVGLGSGKLQAGGSIAQAASGLGVLLNLGDGIYDLQARRDLNLASVLNPTALRQIQLPPGGGSDSRFFSYSGSSAVNLAATAGNIVLQNDVAGIKRVKNLLNDSESGFEYAIYPGTLKASAYAGDIRINNAMTLFPSTQGQLELLAQNNFGADLNSAKLFSINMSDTDISLLPGILRPAVQLEGSLNDGIFRARERLDPANPFPNIVHASTPLHVNNPLRPLIIANQGDIGFSSDTEVTFFLPKAATLQAGRDILNVAVNSQNLAANDITLIQAGRDIVFDTVMNDDGNILSNIRKFQLGGPGELQVLAGRNINLGSAEGIQTIGNLFNSSLSVTGAGINILTGLDGTLDYAGFVDKYRSVPEYSELLSSLEGLSDQELRVNQQTLLRIFFNELKESASAAAAVDESQRAALYQRGFDAVKALFPDESYQGDLRLVFSQVKTLAGGDINLAVPGGDIDVGLAGQLAGIRKTADQLGIVVQQLGNLSAFVKGDFSVNQSRVFTLRGGDILVWSSEGSIDAGKGAKSAISAPPPISVIDAKGNVVTIFPPIVSGSGIQAIGDGQVTLAAPFGIVDAGEAGISGGRIVIAATAVIGASNIQASGGTVGVPTTVSVPVAISGVDGAATSAAQSASQSASGDGSSQEANNADGSTTAVSMLSADVVGYGECSVGDIREGKAGCGG
- a CDS encoding DUF2341 domain-containing protein, which codes for MTKNLLRRIKFGLALLLIPVVAHAWWNDSWPSRKQLTVDASATGADIQETLNEFPVLVRLHAGNFGFFFDLAENGKDLRFMLDDKTALKHHVEKIDALTELGLVWVKLPVVRGGVGTDGFAMYYGNANAADGSDPKGIYDVNQSLVFHFAEGEVLPLDATAYGVNAAESKASIDNAGLIGAAAKFDGQGGITVNANPALELNVDNGFTFNSWVKFDQNQANATLFKAQDDKILVRLVLQDASISANYQVTGGPLAQTAGVNLTPGQWHHIALVLQKEALQLYVDGQSVAQISIQLVGANPALLIGDAFSGWLDEVQVAKQARTPDWLKLQFRSQSPDHNVLNFGQDESAGAASGPNYALTILQSLTTDGWVVIGLCGAMLVMSLLVMFTKGFALRRAQQDNIAFLKQYRRVETGDLESLDRDETEEEQELEESEFLKTLLGEHDHFQSSPIYHVYHAGVQELKKRLGDKQSNSTLSVEALNVVRARLDAAVVQEYQKLNKNMVLLTIAISGGPFLGLFGTVMGVMITFAVIAATGDVNINTIAPGISAALATTVAGLLVAIPTLFAYNYLLSQVKTLTADMRIFTDEFLAVVSERIADRNRGE
- a CDS encoding ExbD/TolR family protein produces the protein MLFGEDDKVYDDINVTPMLDVAYVLVIIFIIMTTATVQGITVNLPKASSTPALSKPKTKAISIAQDGTIYLDTYPVSILELETRLGQYKAANPDLPVVLKADAAIQYEKVIEVLDVVTRLEISQLGLVTQKLVK
- a CDS encoding energy transducer TonB family protein, which codes for MDKRKRLLRYLPLGVGFVLTLLLAIALYVIQGKFEKPVQQKKQIQQITMIQPPPPPPPPPEVKPPEPEPEKIEEPEPEEEPEPSPEESEEPAGEELGLDAEGGAGADGFGLVGKKGGRGLLGGGGGSAILWYGGQVKRGLEEDLQSLLAGTSARKSRYTVQLNIWVGPDGRVKRAELAGTSGKKEVDSAIEAVLPKLNFSVNKPPPENMPQPLKIRVTSRI